The Lycium ferocissimum isolate CSIRO_LF1 chromosome 1, AGI_CSIRO_Lferr_CH_V1, whole genome shotgun sequence genome includes a region encoding these proteins:
- the LOC132030772 gene encoding uncharacterized protein LOC132030772, producing the protein MFFNNRYHLSCVDEDCVWFFKSSAIYKAEIFKVRSFNNVHTCSFSERFLTQRYATSKVVASIIKDKCVDPKTIYTANDIISDIQKKHGVELSYMKAWRAKEIAMEMVRGNPRDSYREVPKYLYILEQSNPGMVTKLHKSEDGRFLYVFVSLFACIKGWEYCRPIMVVDRSFLKATYKGTILTACTQDGAGKILPLAYAIVDSENNKSWKWFFIQLKDVFGV; encoded by the exons atgttCTTTAACAATAGGTATCACCTTTCATGCGTGGACGAAGATTGTGTTTGGTTTTTCAAATCTTCTGCCATATACAAGGCAGAAATATTCAAGGTAAGAAGTTTCAATAATGTTCATACATGCTCGTTTAGTGAAAGATTCTTGACACAGCGTTATGCTACTTCTAAAGTTGTTGCAAGTATAATCAAGGACAAATGTGTTGATCCAAAAACAATTTACACTGCAAATGATATTATAAGCGACATACAAAAGAAACACGGGGTTGAATTGAGCTATATGAAAGCGTGGAGGGCTAAAGAAATAGCAATGGAAATGGTAAGAGGAAACCCACGTGATTCTTATAGGGAGGTGCCGAAATACTTGTATATTTTGGAGCAGTCAAATCCAGGAATGGTTACAAAATTGCACAAATCAGAAGATGGGCGCTTTCTCTATGTATTTGTTTCCCTGTTCGCATGCATCAAGGGGTGGGAATATTGCAGGCCAATAATGGTAGTTGATAGAAGCTTTCTAAAAGCAACATACAAGGGTACCATATTAACTGCTTGCACACAAGATGGAGCTG GAAAAATCCTTCCGCTTGCTTATGCAATTGTGGATTCTGAGAACAATAAATCTTGGAAGTGGTTTTTCATTCAACTAAAGGATGTTTTCGGAGTGTAA